A region of Myxococcaceae bacterium DNA encodes the following proteins:
- the brnQ gene encoding branched-chain amino acid transport system II carrier protein has product MPRSISAGIAMFAMLFGAGNVVFPLALGREAGASVGWAVTGFCLTAVVVPLLGLVSTVLYDGDYRQFLGRVGVIPGILMAAVCMILIGPFGAIPRCINTAFAATKWYFPDFSLGYFSFLASGVVFLFALKQNTVVDLIGKFLGPVKLLLLLSIIIVGLFWVHGSPNPSDWAPSEALLKGVVEGYGTMDLLGTIFFAGLILTNLKQGLGKETSYQRLAIEGLKAGCVGAVLLGLVYAGFCLVAAFHGPSVGDINRYELLNALAPYILGPQGGILTNATVAVSCLVTALALTTVFADYLRKTIFREKLSYPLCLLMTTAISGSMANLGFAKLMGLIVPLIVACYPALIVLAIVNLAHKLFGFRFVKVPVFATLLITLIAMML; this is encoded by the coding sequence ATGCCGCGATCGATATCAGCTGGGATAGCCATGTTTGCCATGTTGTTTGGCGCGGGCAACGTTGTGTTTCCATTGGCCCTGGGTCGAGAAGCCGGCGCTTCAGTGGGTTGGGCTGTGACGGGTTTTTGCCTAACGGCTGTCGTTGTTCCTTTGCTTGGGCTCGTATCGACCGTTCTGTACGATGGAGACTACCGGCAGTTTTTGGGACGCGTGGGAGTGATTCCTGGCATTTTGATGGCAGCCGTGTGCATGATTTTAATCGGCCCGTTTGGGGCGATTCCTCGGTGCATCAATACGGCGTTTGCTGCCACCAAGTGGTATTTTCCCGATTTTTCATTGGGTTATTTCAGCTTTTTAGCTTCCGGTGTGGTTTTTCTCTTTGCGCTGAAGCAAAACACCGTGGTGGATTTGATTGGAAAATTTCTGGGTCCCGTCAAGCTTCTCTTGCTCTTAAGCATTATTATTGTGGGCTTATTCTGGGTTCACGGATCTCCTAATCCAAGCGATTGGGCTCCTTCCGAGGCTCTTCTCAAGGGAGTTGTGGAAGGCTATGGGACCATGGATCTCTTGGGAACCATTTTTTTTGCTGGCCTCATTCTGACCAACCTGAAACAAGGGCTTGGCAAAGAAACCAGCTATCAACGCTTGGCAATTGAGGGGCTGAAAGCAGGTTGTGTGGGTGCTGTTTTACTCGGCCTGGTCTACGCGGGTTTTTGCTTAGTAGCGGCTTTCCACGGGCCTTCGGTGGGGGATATAAACCGATACGAGCTCTTAAATGCGCTAGCTCCTTATATCCTCGGGCCTCAGGGAGGCATCCTGACCAATGCAACAGTGGCCGTGTCTTGCCTGGTCACTGCTTTAGCCCTGACGACTGTGTTTGCGGATTATCTTCGAAAGACCATTTTTCGGGAAAAATTGAGCTACCCGCTCTGTCTTTTGATGACAACGGCGATCAGCGGTTCGATGGCCAACTTAGGTTTTGCCAAACTGATGGGGTTGATTGTCCCTTTGATTGTTGCTTGTTACCCGGCGTTGATTGTTTTAGCGATCGTCAATCTGGCGCATAAGCTTTTTGGCTTTCGATTCGTCAAAGTACCGGTGTTTGCGACTTTGTTGATCACTTTGATTGCGATGATGCTTTAG